One region of Nitrospira sp. genomic DNA includes:
- a CDS encoding PilZ domain-containing protein, with protein MFSGVLSIGEGLVHNLSHTGCLVECNRSMLEGSYMAVRLLLPDATHALTIELAAVRWTREEYFGIEFLKLPSSDQARLAHFLSAHQR; from the coding sequence ATGTTCTCAGGTGTCCTCTCTATCGGAGAGGGCCTTGTACACAACCTGTCTCACACGGGATGTTTAGTGGAATGCAACCGGAGCATGCTGGAGGGCAGCTATATGGCTGTGCGCCTGCTCCTGCCCGATGCCACCCACGCCCTGACCATTGAACTCGCCGCCGTCCGATGGACCAGGGAGGAATACTTTGGCATAGAATTTCTCAAGCTCCCTAGTTCTGATCAGGCCCGCTTAGCTCATTTCCTATCGGCCCACCAGCG